The following are encoded in a window of Flavobacterium sp. WC2421 genomic DNA:
- a CDS encoding bifunctional aconitate hydratase 2/2-methylisocitrate dehydratase — MNTYQDYIQEIEERKNQGLNPKPIDGAELLSDVISQIKDLNNKDRESSLDFFIYNVVPGTTPAAGLKAKFLKEIILGESVVAEITPAFALELLSHMKGGTSVEVLLDLALGADAAIAKDAAAVLKTQVFLYEADTDRLEEAYKSGNAVAKEILESYAQAEFFTKLPEIAEEIKVITYIAGEGDISTDLLSPGNQAHSRSDRELHGKCLISPEAQDEIKALAEANPDKSVMLIAERGTMGVGSSRMSGVNNVALWTGKKASPYVPFINIAPIIAGTNGISPIFLTTVGVTGGIGIDLKNWAKKLDAEGNVVVDAAGEAILEEVYSVATGTVLTINTKTKKLYNGDKELIDISSSLTPQKVEFIKAGGSYAIVFGKKLQTFACKTLNIDIPQVYAASKEISIEGQGLTAVEKIFNKNAVGTTPGKVLHAGSDVRVTVNIVGSQDTTGLMTSQELESMAATVISPIVDGAYQSGCHTASVWDNKSKANIPRLMKFMNDFGLITARDPKGEYLAMTDVIHKVLNDLTVDDWAITIGGDSHTRMSKGVAFGADSGTVALALATGEASMPIPQSVKVTFKGEMKEYMDFRDVVHATQSQMLHQFKGDNVFQGRVIEVHIGTLTADQSFTFTDWTAEMKAKASICISEDATLIESLEIAKGRIQIMIDKGMDNKTQVLKGLIAIADKRIAEIKSGDKPALTPDADAKYFAEVVVDLDVIAEPMIADPDVNNIDVSKRYTHDTIRPLSFYGGDKKVDLGFIGSCMVHKGDMKILAQMLKNIDEQQGKVEFKAPLVVAPPTYNIVDELKAEGDWEILQKYSGFEFDDNIPKAIARTSYEKMLYLERPGCNLCMGNQEKAAKGDTVMATSTRLFQGRVVEDTEGKKGESLLSSTPVVVLSTILGRTPTIEEYKVAVKGINLTKFAPPHKQLVR; from the coding sequence ATGAATACGTATCAGGATTACATCCAAGAGATTGAAGAAAGAAAAAACCAAGGACTTAACCCAAAGCCAATTGATGGTGCTGAATTACTAAGCGATGTTATTTCGCAAATTAAAGATTTAAATAACAAGGATAGAGAAAGTTCTCTTGACTTTTTTATTTATAATGTGGTACCGGGTACTACTCCTGCGGCAGGTTTAAAAGCTAAATTTTTGAAAGAAATTATTTTAGGAGAATCAGTTGTTGCTGAGATTACTCCTGCTTTTGCTTTAGAGTTGTTATCACATATGAAAGGTGGAACTTCGGTTGAAGTGTTGCTAGACTTAGCTTTAGGTGCTGATGCTGCTATTGCAAAAGATGCTGCGGCAGTATTAAAAACACAAGTTTTTCTTTATGAAGCAGATACTGATCGTTTAGAAGAGGCTTATAAAAGCGGTAATGCTGTAGCAAAAGAAATCTTAGAGAGCTATGCTCAAGCAGAATTCTTTACAAAATTACCAGAAATAGCTGAAGAAATTAAGGTAATTACTTATATCGCTGGTGAAGGAGATATTTCAACTGATTTACTTTCTCCAGGAAACCAAGCACACTCAAGATCGGATCGTGAATTGCATGGTAAATGTTTGATTTCTCCTGAAGCACAAGATGAAATTAAAGCATTGGCAGAAGCTAATCCTGATAAAAGCGTTATGTTAATCGCTGAGAGAGGTACTATGGGCGTAGGTTCATCAAGAATGTCAGGTGTTAACAACGTGGCATTATGGACAGGTAAAAAAGCAAGTCCGTATGTTCCATTTATCAATATTGCTCCAATTATTGCCGGTACAAACGGTATTTCACCAATTTTCCTAACAACTGTTGGGGTAACAGGTGGGATTGGGATTGATCTTAAAAACTGGGCTAAAAAATTAGATGCAGAAGGAAATGTTGTCGTTGATGCAGCAGGAGAGGCTATTCTTGAAGAAGTGTACTCTGTTGCTACAGGAACTGTTCTTACAATCAACACAAAGACTAAGAAATTATATAATGGGGACAAAGAATTGATTGATATTTCATCTTCTTTAACTCCTCAAAAAGTGGAATTTATAAAAGCGGGTGGGTCTTATGCTATCGTTTTTGGTAAAAAATTACAAACATTTGCTTGTAAAACTTTAAATATTGATATACCTCAAGTGTACGCTGCATCAAAAGAAATTTCTATTGAAGGACAAGGTCTAACTGCAGTTGAAAAAATATTCAATAAAAACGCTGTTGGAACTACTCCAGGTAAAGTATTGCACGCTGGTTCAGATGTGCGTGTTACCGTAAATATTGTGGGTTCGCAAGATACAACTGGTTTGATGACTTCTCAGGAGTTAGAGTCTATGGCTGCTACTGTGATTTCGCCAATTGTTGACGGTGCTTATCAATCAGGGTGCCACACTGCTTCAGTTTGGGATAATAAGTCTAAGGCAAATATCCCTAGATTAATGAAGTTTATGAACGACTTCGGTTTGATTACTGCACGTGACCCGAAAGGAGAATATCTTGCAATGACGGATGTTATTCATAAAGTATTAAATGACCTTACAGTTGATGACTGGGCAATTACTATTGGTGGTGACTCTCATACCAGAATGTCTAAAGGAGTTGCTTTTGGTGCTGACTCAGGAACCGTTGCACTTGCATTGGCTACAGGTGAGGCTTCTATGCCAATCCCGCAATCTGTGAAGGTAACTTTCAAAGGGGAAATGAAGGAATATATGGATTTCCGTGATGTAGTTCATGCTACTCAATCTCAGATGCTTCATCAGTTTAAAGGAGATAACGTGTTCCAAGGACGAGTTATTGAGGTACATATTGGTACTCTTACAGCTGACCAATCCTTTACATTTACGGATTGGACTGCAGAGATGAAAGCGAAAGCTTCTATCTGTATTTCTGAAGATGCTACATTAATCGAATCTTTAGAGATTGCAAAAGGTAGAATCCAGATCATGATTGATAAAGGAATGGATAATAAAACACAAGTTCTGAAAGGATTGATTGCTATTGCTGATAAGCGAATTGCGGAAATCAAATCAGGTGACAAACCAGCATTGACTCCAGATGCAGATGCTAAGTATTTTGCTGAAGTTGTTGTTGATCTTGATGTGATTGCAGAGCCAATGATTGCAGATCCAGACGTAAATAATATTGATGTTTCTAAACGATATACGCACGATACAATTAGACCACTTTCTTTCTATGGTGGTGATAAAAAAGTAGATCTTGGTTTTATAGGTTCTTGTATGGTTCACAAGGGAGATATGAAAATTCTTGCTCAAATGCTTAAAAACATAGATGAGCAACAAGGTAAGGTAGAGTTCAAAGCACCGCTTGTAGTGGCGCCACCTACTTATAATATCGTAGATGAACTTAAAGCAGAAGGAGACTGGGAGATTTTACAGAAGTATTCTGGTTTTGAATTTGATGATAACATACCTAAAGCGATAGCACGTACTTCATACGAAAAAATGTTGTACTTAGAACGTCCAGGATGTAACCTATGTATGGGTAATCAAGAAAAAGCCGCCAAAGGAGATACGGTAATGGCAACTTCTACACGTCTTTTCCAAGGGCGAGTTGTTGAGGATACTGAAGGTAAAAAAGGAGAGTCATTACTTTCGTCTACACCTGTTGTAGTTTTATCCACAATTTTAGGTAGAACTCCTACTATAGAAGAATACAAAGTAGCTGTAAAAGGAATCAATTTGACTAAGTTTGCACCTCCTCATAAGCAATTAGTTAGGTAA
- a CDS encoding aconitate hydratase: protein MAFDIDMIKKVYDNMAARVDAAREVVGRPLTLTEKILYTHLWDGKAKQAYGRGVDYVDFAPDRVACQDATAQMALLQFMHAGKKTVAVPTTVHCDHLILAKVGAEKDLAVAKQQSSEVFDFLSSVSNKYGIGFWKPGSGIIHQIVLENYAFPGGMMIGTDSHTVNAGGLGMLAIGVGGADAVDVMSGMGWELKFPKLIGVKLTGKLSGWTAPKDVILKVADILTVKGGTGAIVEYFGEGATNMSCTGKGTICNMGAEIGATTSTFGYDDSMRRYLSATGRQDVVDAADKVADYLTGDPEVYANPEHYFDQVIEINLSELEPHINGPFTPDRGTPVSKMKEEAAANGWPIKVEWGLIGSCTNSSYEDMARAASIVNQAVEHGITPKAEFGINPGSEQIRFTIERDGIIATFEKMGTKVFTNACGPCIGQWDRAGADKQEKNTIVHSFNRNFSKRADGNPNTHAFVTSPEMVAALAISGRLDFNPLTDTLLNDNGEEVKLKAPYGDELPKRGFDVDDNGFQAPASDGSGVKIVVSETSDRLQLLAPFDAWDGKNITGAKLLIKAFGKCTTDHISMAGPWLRFRGHLDNISNNMLIGAVNAYTQKTNSVKNQLTGEYDAVPAVARAYKAAGVPSVVVGDHNYGEGSSREHAAMEPRFLGVKAVLVKSFARIHETNLKKQGLLGLTFANEADYDKIQEDDTINFIDLVDFAPAKPISIEFVHADGSKDIILANHTYNEGQIGWYVAGSALNLIAAEA, encoded by the coding sequence ATGGCTTTTGATATTGATATGATTAAAAAAGTGTATGACAACATGGCTGCTCGTGTTGATGCTGCACGCGAGGTAGTGGGTCGTCCGCTAACTTTAACAGAGAAAATTTTATATACCCACTTGTGGGACGGAAAGGCAAAGCAAGCGTACGGACGAGGAGTTGATTATGTTGACTTTGCTCCAGATAGAGTAGCTTGTCAAGATGCAACTGCTCAAATGGCTTTGTTGCAATTCATGCATGCAGGTAAGAAAACGGTAGCGGTGCCTACAACGGTACATTGTGATCACCTAATTTTGGCGAAAGTAGGTGCTGAGAAAGATTTAGCAGTAGCAAAACAACAGTCAAGTGAAGTTTTTGACTTCCTTTCTTCTGTTTCAAATAAATACGGAATTGGATTCTGGAAACCTGGTTCGGGGATTATTCATCAAATCGTTTTGGAGAATTATGCTTTTCCAGGCGGAATGATGATTGGTACTGACTCTCATACTGTGAATGCAGGTGGATTAGGTATGTTGGCAATAGGTGTTGGTGGAGCTGATGCCGTTGATGTAATGTCAGGTATGGGATGGGAATTAAAATTTCCTAAATTAATTGGTGTTAAGTTAACTGGAAAGTTATCTGGTTGGACTGCTCCAAAAGATGTGATCTTAAAAGTAGCTGATATTCTTACTGTAAAAGGGGGAACTGGTGCTATTGTTGAATATTTTGGTGAAGGTGCTACTAATATGTCTTGTACTGGTAAAGGTACAATTTGTAATATGGGTGCCGAAATTGGAGCTACAACTTCAACATTTGGTTATGATGATTCTATGCGTAGGTATTTATCTGCAACGGGTCGTCAAGATGTAGTGGATGCTGCTGATAAAGTGGCTGATTATTTAACAGGCGATCCTGAAGTTTATGCTAATCCTGAGCACTATTTTGACCAAGTAATTGAAATAAATTTATCAGAATTAGAACCACATATCAATGGGCCTTTTACTCCAGATAGAGGTACTCCAGTTTCTAAAATGAAAGAAGAAGCTGCTGCAAATGGATGGCCTATAAAAGTAGAATGGGGATTAATTGGTTCTTGTACCAACTCTTCTTACGAAGATATGGCTCGTGCAGCATCTATCGTAAATCAAGCTGTTGAGCATGGAATTACTCCAAAAGCGGAGTTTGGAATTAATCCAGGTTCAGAGCAAATTAGATTTACAATTGAAAGAGATGGTATAATTGCTACATTTGAAAAAATGGGTACAAAAGTATTTACAAATGCTTGTGGACCATGTATTGGACAATGGGATAGAGCAGGAGCTGATAAACAGGAGAAAAATACAATTGTGCACTCTTTCAACCGTAACTTCTCAAAAAGAGCAGATGGTAACCCAAATACACATGCTTTCGTAACTTCACCAGAGATGGTAGCTGCGTTAGCAATTTCAGGAAGATTAGATTTCAATCCATTAACGGATACTTTATTGAATGATAATGGAGAAGAAGTGAAATTGAAAGCTCCTTATGGTGATGAATTACCAAAAAGAGGATTTGATGTTGATGATAATGGATTTCAAGCGCCTGCTTCCGATGGTTCTGGTGTTAAAATAGTGGTTAGTGAAACATCTGATAGACTACAATTATTAGCTCCATTTGATGCGTGGGACGGAAAAAATATTACAGGAGCTAAATTGCTTATTAAAGCATTTGGTAAATGTACAACGGACCATATTTCTATGGCTGGACCATGGTTGCGTTTTCGTGGACATTTAGATAATATTTCTAATAATATGTTGATTGGTGCAGTAAATGCGTACACACAAAAAACAAATTCAGTTAAAAATCAATTAACAGGTGAATATGATGCAGTTCCTGCAGTTGCTCGTGCATACAAAGCAGCTGGAGTCCCTTCCGTTGTTGTTGGAGATCATAACTATGGTGAAGGCTCTTCTCGTGAGCATGCTGCAATGGAACCTCGTTTCTTAGGAGTAAAAGCAGTACTAGTAAAATCATTTGCTCGTATCCATGAAACGAATCTTAAAAAACAAGGACTTTTAGGATTGACTTTTGCTAATGAAGCAGATTACGATAAAATCCAAGAAGATGATACAATCAACTTTATTGATTTAGTCGATTTTGCTCCAGCGAAACCAATATCAATAGAATTTGTTCATGCTGATGGAAGTAAAGATATTATCTTGGCTAACCATACATACAATGAAGGGCAAATTGGTTGGTATGTTGCTGGATCAGCATTAAACTTAATTGCAGCTGAAGCTTAA